The window TAATGTAGGTTATATAGtggtaatctatcaaatgctacaaatatatattcatgaacaagtgacataaacgaaccatacttatactacatgcaaaaacaaaaattcttgtttgtaaaacaaaaatagctgcaaaaatagcaaaaacaataggatagctgcgttctgattgttgctttcgatagaACGAatatcttctagttgtccaataccttccacaatgtcatctgacctcaacttttcaaTTACACTGCTgtactagtcgatattagcgtccaaaccaTTTTTAAGggatgcaatgcgtaaaagttttgctcgctaggCGTAACCTTTAGCCCAAAACatgcaaaccgtttttatatatgtacatcggagtatcaagaccacgttaaacaagaaactactgtTAGCCtaagacagttattaattatttctattttgtagCTTTCAAAGTTCCATCTACCATAAATTTAAACCGCTTTTACATGTGTGCTTCCAAATATCAAGACTgcagttaaacaaggaaccatgATTAGCCTGAgatagttattaattatttctatggtattGCTTTCAACGAAAAAAAGcgaaaaaatatttggagttggacaacgagagaattgattgttattaatgtaaacggttccttattaatacgatttagtggacacttttctactgatcacttgatattatgggttcataaagatcaaagaaagTCAAAGTGGCTGTCAAAAAGAGGTTGGCGCTCCATTTTTCAACCTCTCtcttatagtggcggtcaaatagaagtgggactcaattagaggtggcattcaattaaagatTTTACGGTAGGCCTATTTACTATTGTTACATGGCCCACTGTAAATAAGATAGATTGGCAAAGACACAGAGAACATTTCTCTTATGGATGCTTTTTTAGTGAGCTGTCATCTGGATCACACCTGAGCGGGTGATCTATACAAGAAACGTGAACACTTGCCTCACTCTTTAGTTTGAAAGATAGTTTTGTCTATGATTATGTTTCAGTGTCgcaattaaaattaaaagacTGAATGCCTTGTAGCcaacaataataaaagaaataacGATTCCGCGTCATTATGATGAAGCACAAGCTAAAGGGTATGGAACCACAATAAGAATAGCCTGTGTTCTTCAGACAGCTCAATAGAAACAAAATAATATCTAACGTCCTGTAGGATTTTCCTAACTAGTGACTTTGCTAGACATCTGCCTTGTAAAACTAATAATCATCTCTGTCTTGTTTTAACAAACTGTATCATGCATTTGTACTACATGATTAAATGTAGTAATAGTGTTTTGTGGAAGTGTAAATGTTATTCTATGATAAGTTACGCCAGCTATAGCTTAAACGCTTCTATGGCTCTATAATTAAATAAGTAAGATGGGAGTTTAAACTTATAAAAACCCAATTTTAAGGGCTTTACAATAATAGTATATCACAATACACAACAGATTGTAGTAAGCTTTTATTAGGGCACTAGAAAAAACTTGTTTGATATGGGAACCGTTAAACCTCAGACTTAGGACTTGATGTCTCCCATCATAAAATTCATCTATTGTGTCATATTTCATATATTAAAGATTCATCTATTGTGTCATATTTCATATATTAAAGATTCATCAAAAGTGCCAACACATGAAATGCCTGAAACCTGTTTCATCCCGATACTTTTGCCTACCACGGGGTGGCCAACATACATAGGCTACCAACTAATCGCTGTAACACTCATAGGCTAACCTTTTGTATATATTCTGATAAGACCTAACAATGACTTTTATCATGCCTTGAATCAGCTGCTAAACTTGTCTAGAGGATTTCAAAGAGTATAATTTTAGAATCAAACTTGAGGAGCTGATGCTATGCGGTATGACATCGGTTAGCAATTTGATGATTCCTTATAGACCGGGTCTTTGAAGCTCTGCTAATGACATGCTAATCTTTATGTCATCAGGGAATAGATGACCTCGCCGAGCAATCAGCTGATGTCTTTTCTTATAACATGATTGCCAAAGGAAGCCGTAGCTTCACAGCTGTTGTCTCTATGTCTATGTTGTCTCTATGTCTATGTTGTCTCTATGTTGTCTCTATGTATATGTTGTCTCTATGTCTATGTTGTCTCTATGTATATGTTGTCTCCATGTCTATGTTGTCTCTATGTATATGTTGTCTCTATGTTGTAAGCTAGACTGTTGAGTGGCCTGTCTCAGCTGCttcataataataatgtgaACCTGGACTACTAAAGTCTGGTAAGACGACAAAGAGGCTGCCTCGAATGAGGATATGTGGTAATATAATACCATTTTGATGATGTGCTGATGTGAACGAACGGTTGGTCATTACCAGCCCAGCTTGTAATATTCAAAACACGGCTTAATAATATGAAGGTGTCAAAATTTGGTCAAGTAAATTGGTTGTGATTCGTTGACCTAGAAATGGATTCTTAGAAAAACGCGCTGGATCAGCTTGCGTAATTTAATCTACTAGAAGAAAACATTATGTGAAACGGCATGCCAAGCGCATAAATATGACATTAATCATTAATGGGACATCTTTAAACGTCGACGTCAACAACATAGAAAAGTTATTCCAATTTTAATAGTTCTGAGAAACTGAATAACATTTAAGACAAAGTAACCAGTACAAAAGTGCATTTTAGACTCTACTTCGCTACCCTGAATAAGGCGATTTCATTGACTAGTTCTTGTTGCATGCTGCACTCTATCTAGTATAGtcaatttcaaaaatatttgctgGTAAGTTGAGTATCAGGTAAAAACCACACTGCTTATTTTGTTCTGCAGCTGGAATCACTAATGAATATTTAAAGATGATTCCACTGGAAGCTAAGGTTACCTCCTATTAATGAAAAAATCGAACAaatgttgtttgtttgtttaattGATATGAAATCTTTAATACTTGATTCCATTGATGATATAAGCACACTATTAAATTTTTAGATGTAAGTACAAACAAATTTCACCACCTTCCTTTGGCCGATGGGCGACTGTTCTTAAAGCTTGGCAGGCATGAACTTTTCATGAACCAGGaggtagaggtggaacgagacagattttttaagctcgagacgagactcgagacactgtattgtaaaaattcgagactcgagacacgagacagtaaaataatgagcatttggtgatgatttcactacacaagtactagctacttgatatatataaaattaataaaactctttttaaattgaattttcacctggtgtaaacgatttaaatacaacattttaatagtgatatgcatgtagtttttgtaaaaaaagtgacacaaacagctctaaaataccgaagttatatattctaagaattttgagcttgattgatcataattattataaacatattgctttgtacatgtatattttaccatctattgaatagttcttactttttaatgtaatgtgtaatgaaaccgatagccgtcgctctacaaagaaataccgcaactaaaagaaccttgataacactttcattcttatcgtttcattaatgttaagttttgtttgtgtattagctgtagtatgtgaattatatttaaattgtactcatgaaattatattaattactgtatacatgcacatgtatattcttatattgagctaacaaaacgtcattgttaaccgaacacggactatggtcgacacggcctttcgtacgtttctccgtgtccgggcaagttttacccgcgattggcaatatatacgtaaaagaggcccgaattttatgaagggcagttggtgtttagacacgatacgataaaatacagacattttacccgcaaaattctatttattaaattggattatccgaaaagtaattagatacgacccggtatctgttttaaggacacagaaccgaactaaaaaataacagggtcgttgtccggactacatgattagactcagtggccaacataatcagtagcaacaagtagtaacggaccgggtataactttagaggcagttgcccgcaatccattacaatatatggagttgttgctaccgcaagaagccatgttctaacaaccgtgcgcaggcgcattagttctatttcctgtctcgagtttggcaatagttaagtcgagacgagaccgatacgagacgagacgggtcgatactcgagacgtctcgtgtctcgttccacctctaccaGGAGGTAATCTTTTTAGACATAAAGCTGAGATGTCAGTCATTCAGCTCCGTGAGCAAAATCAATGAAGCAAGACACCAGTCTGAGTCTAAACATCACTTTAATACATAAAAACAGCAATGCATAACCAAGGTTCATTTATTCTACTAAAATGTTTCCTTTAGTAGGTTTACAAACAAAGGCTTTGAAGAGTACGGCTAATTGGATAATCAGTTCCCTGAAGAGAGCTGTAGCAGACCCTATTATACCAGCTTTCTAAGAAATATGGTCACCGCAAACATGGCTATTCACGGCTGTATTCAGCAGCTGAGGGTATGCTAATCAAACACGGATGCCTTGTTAATATGCACAAAAAggatgaatattttaaaatattagtttttataaAGAACACTCGGTCGCGCAGATTCATAGCGGAGTGATCTAATTATTTCCAAAAAGTTGGGCAAAAGACATAGAGTTACTCTGATTGTAAATGCTAGATATCATTAGCTTGTTTTTGACCCTACATCATAGCATTTATATTTTCAGCTACTAACAATTCGGAAGTTCAATTGTGATCATGGACAAAAATGTCAAGCCATTTGGAAgccattttcacatttttgcgAATCTGCAACTGCTTAGAGTCGATGAAACTTAGCGACCGCTGAAtgagcataatatttttataaaatatccACCATCTTCCTATATTCGCattagaaatatatttagaTAGCCTATAAAGCAGTTTAGACAGTTAGAACGAGTATTTAATTGTTAGGGGTAAAATAAATGGACAATGACAAAATAACACCGACTTAATCAAGATGTTGAAAAcgctttttaaatttttatcaagGCTTTCAAAACTTTGTGACAGACTACTTAACTCGAGTTCTAACACAGTATAAACCTTTATACAGCTATGAACCTTTATACATCTATGAACCTttataatacatctatgaaGCTTCATACATCTATGAACCTttataatacatctatgaaCCTTTATACATCTATGAACCTTTATAATACATCTGTAAACCTTTATACATCTGTGAACCTTTATACATCGATGAACCTTTATACATCTGCGAACCTTTATACATCTATGAACCTTTATACATTTATGAACCTTTATAATACATCTATGGACCTTTATAATACATCTGTGAACCTttataatacatctatgaaCCTTTATACATCTGTGAACCTTTATACATCGATGAACCTTTATACATCTGTGAACCTTTATACATCTATGAACCTTTATACATCTATGAACCTTTATAATACATCTATGGACCTttataatacatctatgaaCCTTTATACATCTATGAACCTttataatacatctatgaaCCTTTATACATCTATGAACCTttataatacatctatgaacttttatacatctatgaacttttatacatttatgaacctttatacatctatacatctatTAAAGACAAGCTTTTTTGTGTTCGGCATCATCTGGTTTGCTATAAGGTCACCAGAGACAGGTACCATTGGTCATATTCTGTTGGTCAAAAGGTTCTTATGGTATATCGTTAATTTGGTATAGATAGGCCAAGTGATAACAAAGCAGTTTTCGAGGCGTTTTGAGTGAAAAAATGCGGCACCGTACAGTGTATCCCCACATTAATACCACTTATAAAGCGGTATGAATAATATGGCTTGTCCAGTGGTATGAGAGTGGTAATTTTAAAACCACTTATACAGTCGTATTAACATGCATGTAGTACTTGGTGCAAGGAATATTATGGCAGTCAAATTGTTAAAAGAACTGTTGGACGAACTTACAGAGAGCAGCATGCGCCATCTTTCTTATTTTACACTTACCCAGCTGCTCGTAGTGCAGCTGTTCAGCTGAGAGACTCACCAGCCACTTGTGGTGCAACTGTTCAGCTGAGAGACTCACCAGCCACTAGTGGTGCAACAGTTCAGCTGAGGGACTCACCAGCTACTTGTGGTGCAACTGTTCAGCTGAGAGACTCACCAGCCACTAGTGGTGCAACAGTTCAGCTGAGGGACTCACCAGCCACTAGTGGTGCGACTGTTCAGCTGAGAGACTCACCAGCTACTTGTGGTGCAACTGTTCAGCTGAGAGACTCACCAGCCACTAGTGGTGCAACAGTTCAGCTGAGGGACTCACCAGCCGCTAGTGGTGCAACAGTTCAGCTGAGAGACTCACCAGCCGCTAGTGGTGCAACAATTCAGCTGAGAGACAGCAGCTCATCCAAGGagctatattaaaattttttactcAACCTCATTGTCTCAATTATTCAGTTAGCTTTGGAACAGGTTGTTGTATTGGCTCTAAGACTCTAGGAGGCCAAGGTGAAATCAGTGGTTGTAGAATCCTTTTTATTTCATAGCATTAATATTCTAGGCATACCAGAAGTATTTTTATTCACACCAAGTGTGTTCCATGGAGATGAAGCCACGTCTTAACTTATACTAcctcaataaaaaattttgttggtatgcaacataaaatataaacaattgttTGTCTCAACATTGCCTGGCAAATACATATCAAATATGTTCACTACGCTATGGGTGATGTCAGTAACATTAGGCTATGGGTGATGTCAGTAACACGAGGCTATGGGTGATGTCAGTAACACTACGCTATGGGTGATGTCAGTAGCACTAGGCTTTGGGTGATGTCAGTAACACTACTCTATGGGTGATTTCAGTAACACTAGGCTATGGGTGATGTCAGTAACACTACGCTATGGGTGATGTCAGTAACACTAGGCTATGGGTGATTTCAGTAACACTACTCTATGGGTGATGTCAGTAGCACTAGGCTATGGGTGATGTCAGTAACACTACGCTATGGGTGATGTCAGTAACACTAGGCTATGGGTGATGTCAGTAACACTACTCTATGGGTGATGTCAGTAACACTACGCTATGGGTGATGTCAATAACACTACGCTATGGGTGATGTCCGTAACACTAGGCTATGGGTGATGTCAGTAACACTAGGCTATGGGTAATGTCAGTAAGACTACTCTATGGGTGATGTCAGTAACACGAGGCTATGGGTGATGTCAGTAACACTACGCTATGGGTGATGTCAGTAACACTACGCTATGGGTGATGTCAGTAACACTACTCTATGGGTGATGTCAATAACACTACGCTATGGGTGATGTCAGTAACACTACGCTATGGGTGATGTCAGTAACACTACTCTATGGGTGATGTCAGTAACACTAAGCTATGGGTGATGTCAGTAACACTACGCTATGGGTGATGTCAGTAACACTACGCTATGGGTGATGTCAGTAACACTACGCTATGAGTGATGTCAGTAACACAAAAAAGGCAGATTTTTCATACAATCGGTAAGTTTACTAGGGATGCTCTACCAACTTATGCAATAACTATTAATCCCTCATTCAAATGACACAAGATACGAATCATTACCAAGAGACATTTTCCAGCATACTGCTTCTGAAGTTTTTCCAAGCGTTAAAGCTTTTAAATAGAATTAAAAATTTGGATACAAATtacaacataaaaaacaaaaaattaaaaactatatttatttcaactacatctGGTAAAAGTTAGAGGTTATTCCTCATTCTCGGGCTACTActattattgctcatattatgttatattgaaTTGTATTATATCtgttatattatagtaaattatGTTACATTAATTATAGTACATACTGCACTACCTtatagttgagaaatgcaatattagcggtcaaatggcactgcagtgcaataggatagctgcaatggtagctgtaatggtagctgtaatgtactgggtgttattatgtacaacaaacagcaataatgaaaggaaaagattatatgtttatatcttccccctgcaataggagaaatgcaatattagaagtaaaatgcactgatattattaacataaccaatattattaatatagtaatacagtaataatagaaaaccaatgcacaactttgtttacatttcaaaacggcatagcaaccaatatcaagaagctgtgatatttatctagatttttagaaaatctatttaacaaggTTATTTAGaacaaataataacagtaacatattgcccaacatcggtcactatatacttcgatcttgtaaattcgaatgactattcttataattaaatcttataaaatcgaataattattcttataattaaacatcgtaataatcttataagaatcgttaaaaaaatatcatcatcatttcctttaccttcactgctttggacatcagttggaataccaaagtactcattttAAGTTTCTAAAATgccagttactttgaaatcagtAAAAAAGAGACGATtccttttcagtacttctacgttagttacagaaacctttggcaatttgATAATGCTACAGACTGGTAAAATttgcacgtttttttcgtgaaatgcgcacgacttaatggttctactctctgtctcACAGCCttctcggcgtttcgttggccggtcttaattttgattaaaaaaggcttgtcaaagttttaatagcgattttaggccaaattaatctgtttatttatgtatcatccgatcagatgggtaaggtttaggatattgtctataaatttcaaagacttggtaacatatttaaatatgtttatatgtgttttgtatcgttattatagtTAAACGACTTCATTGAAAattgattaaatttgttgatgagatttgggTACAAGATTTTACAATGGCTGTTGATGAATCACTTTCGttagttgtgtgcacatatgcatttatcataaagctcc of the Watersipora subatra chromosome 4, tzWatSuba1.1, whole genome shotgun sequence genome contains:
- the LOC137394152 gene encoding polycystin-1-like protein 3, giving the protein MAIHGCIQQLREYYGSQIVKRTVGRTYREQHAPSFLFYTYPAARSAAVQLRDSPATCGATVQLRDSPATSGATVQLRDSPATCGATVQLRDSPATSGATVQLRDSPATSGATVQLRDSPATCGATVQLRDSPATSGATVQLRDSPAASGATVQLRDSPAASGATIQLRDSSSSKELY